A region of Salvelinus namaycush isolate Seneca chromosome 9, SaNama_1.0, whole genome shotgun sequence DNA encodes the following proteins:
- the LOC120053202 gene encoding WAP four-disulfide core domain protein 1-like, translated as MECLRTLRIVDCTFLFKHSHSVISSKDYEYPNQQSQSTQHQKNDRCPPPPQMLPEQACEVPGCRSDSECERHKRCCYNGCIYACLESVQPPPVLDWLVQPKPRWLGGNGWLLDGPDEVLQAEACSTTEDGDEPLHCPTGYECHIINQGNPAAGIPNRGQCIKSRGNSDGRPMRQKSYKDYKDYLGNSSNNAVANEKHHHKHMG; from the exons ATGGAGTgcctacggac CCTCAGGATAGTAGACTGCACATTTCTGTTCAAACACAGTCATTCTGTTATCTCCTCTAAGGACTATGAGTATCCAAACCAGCAGTCCCAATCCACGCAGCACCAGAAGAATGACCGCTGCCCACCCCCACCTCAGATGCTGCCGGAGCAGGCCTGCGAGGTGCCCGGCTGCCGCTCTGACTCAGAGTGTGAGCGCCACAAGCGCTGCTGCTATAACGGCTGCATCTACGCCTGTCTGGAGTCAGTGCAGCCCCCACCAG TGCTGGACTGGCTGGTTCAACCCAAGCCTCGGTGGCTGGGAGGGAATGGCTGGCTTCTAGATGGTCCAGATGAGGTACTGCAGG CGGAGGCCTGCAGCACCACAGAGGATGGTGACGAGCCCCtgcactgtcccacaggctatgAGTGCCACATCATCAACCAAGGAAACCCCGCCGCTGGCATCCCCAATCGGGGACAGTGCATCAAGTCTCGTGGCAACTCTG ATGGACGTCCCATGAGGCAAAAGTCCTACAAGGACTATAAGGATTACTTGGGTAA CAGCTCAAATAATGCAGTGGCCAATGAGAAACACCACCACAAACACATGGGATGA